DNA from Poecilia reticulata strain Guanapo linkage group LG20, Guppy_female_1.0+MT, whole genome shotgun sequence:
AAAAAGCTCCAGCTGAAGTCAGCATGTATTTAGAAATTGTGATAGCACATGAGAGGAAAAAATAGGAATTATGATAGCAGCCTTCCTGCTGTAAAAGTCAGGAAGCTTTTTTCAGGGCTGCTTAGGAATTTGCATTGGTGAGATAAGGATGATAAGAGCAAGTTGACTTATGAAAACAACTACTGAAACACAGTTATGTGATGGCTGTACTTAAAATACACGGcagcaccttgcaaaagtatcccTGTCCGTTCAATATTTTTGACCTGTTACAACGacactttgatgcattttttttgggACTTTACGCAGCAGACTATTGCATACTATTGTGTAATtgtgaaggaaaagaaaaattatacatgtCTTAACAGATTTCCACAagcaaaaagcataaaagcaATTGTGTGGCAATCACCACGCTTTATTTTGATATGTATAAATAATATCCAGTGAAATCCAGTTTCTTCAGAAGTGACAGATTGTTTTTAGGAAAACATCAGTcaacaaaaagcagaataaagacaaagGAACACCAGTGAATTTCTTAGTGCAAGGCTGTATTCTAATATGATTGTTGCTATGTCTAGTTCAcacaacaaaattttaaaatcatcgtccgattttcaaaacctgagaccacCGCAGGATGATAAATCTTAGGTATAACAGGTGTGGGGTCATAGAGTGTGTGGTGTCCAGCTATGTGACCGGAGCAACACAAACCAATTTTCACTCACCGACATCGAGATCTCAGACGGATATCCTCTCGCATAACGCCTCGCATAACTTCTCGACACCAAACATGtgagttcagagtaaacaaacgTGGCCAACCGGGAAAAGGTAATGTCGACAGCTTCTGGACTATAttcaacagagagaaaaaaaaaaactatgtccGCCAGATTTTCTGGTCTGCCATGGCAGCTTTGTCTTCTGTGTATTTTGGATTTCCCTCCCTGTTTCAGGGAGGGAAATCCCCTCCCTTTCTAATTAACTAAGCGACACATTCAATAGactctgctgtgtttctcttCAGGGAACACCACACATACTGCAAAATCGGACCAGGACGATCCAACCATTCGAATGCCTCAGATTTTACATCAGAGTGGTCCCAATGTCTTGCCAAGTGATTcttaacacaccacacacaacAGCAATAATCCTTGAGAGGCGTCCCGATAATTTATGGCATGCTTAAGGCTGTTGGAAGGAGAAAACCATGACAAGAATCTGCATAAAAATCTTGCAGTGTGAACTAGACATTAGGTAACTCTGGAGGGGCTGCAGAGCTCCACATTGTTTATTAtctaaaatcccaataaaatacattgaggtttaTGGTTGTTATGTGGCTAAATATCAATCATTCTGTGTCTAGGGAGGAGTATTTTGTGGTgagaaaaataacttgttttgaGGCAGATCCAGCACATTCAGTCAGTGATGGTAATGTTGTGTATTTCAACAGGTTAATGGAACTTCATCCAGCTCGTCCATAGGAACAACCAGCGCATGTCCATCGTCAGAGACAATCCTGTTTTCAAccaagaagagagaaaaactccTCAATGTTGTTAACCATGATCTGGAAGTAACCGGGAACCTGAACAGAACTCACATTCTTCCTAATAGTAACGCCAGAGCAAATgaacataataataatgacttGTACGGACGACCCTGTGAATCACAGTCCAGACGGTGCACCGGATCTTTAACTGgaactgaaaaagacaaaaaacaacaccaaACACACCTTGAAAACCATTCCTATTTTGGCAACCGTTCGGATGAGCCTGTGTCCATGTTGTCTTCCACCATGGTGACAGTTCTCGCTCCTCAGTGGGGTGGTCGTGTAAGGCGGACCAAAAGGTTTGATGGAACTGGATATTCAGAAGCTCAGGCGGATTTGCAAGAAGGTGCAAATACGTCACCAAATCACCAACAAGGTGTGAAGAATGTGTTCATGGATGGATCGAACATTCCAAGGAGAGTCCTGGGAACCAGAAGTAATACAGTGGGCTGGTCAAGTAAAAGTGATCCTTCAAGCTTGGATTTCAACACTAAAAAGGACATGATTTCAACTGTTTCATTAGATTCGGGCGCTATAAGCCCTTTAGCCACTTCTCCAACGTCTTGGTCTCACCTCTCCCCTAACCTTAATGAACAAAGGCATCCCCAAATGGACCTCCAAGGACGACAATCATCTCTTAGTGCAAATCCAGCAACGAGCAGCTTTCTCCAGTCTTTTAGAAGAGTTAACCCCAATTCCACAAACTCCAGTCAAATTCCTGTCCTCCCTGAGGGGAAGTCCTCATCTCGGAACTGTTCTCTCAATAATAATGAACAAGAGAGACCAAAGTCTGTCCTCTCTCCTTCTCCGATTTCTTACAGGACAACTGAAACCGGACCGGCACTCTCTCCTGTCGGCTCCGATCATAGAGAGAGAAACGTATCTGAGAAGTTTTCGTTTCTAACTTCACCAACAAGCAGAACTATGAAAGACGATTCTTATACCCAGCAGTCTCAGATGACCCAAACTAGTTTTACATCTTCCAAACCTACATTTCAGAGGCAGCAAAATTGTGAGAATGTGGACAACACGATCCCTTTCTCAGAGAGCTCGATTTCTCCTACTAGATATTTTCCGCTTGATCACTCTGCTCCTTCAAAAACTCACAGTCTTCCAAGGCGAGCAAACCTGAAATCCACTTCCTGGTGGAAACAAGTTTCTCAGGAAGGCAGTTCTCCTGTCagtgtgaaaaacacaaacaagaaagaCTACGAGAAAACGGACTCTCCGAGTCTGACAGACAACAAAAGACTGGGTAGTTATATGCTTAACAGtgataacaacaacaaagtagAGTTGGCTCGCAAAAGCAACACGAACCGCTCTTTAAAGATGCGGTCACCTGAATCAGAAAGAACTGCCATCCAGCAGCGTGGCTTCAATGGAGACAATAGACAACCACAAAAACCTCAGAGTATGCCTGATTGTCGACCTGCTTCTAAAGTTAGCACAGTTTTAGAGCAAACAACACTAAAGCAAACCAAGGTTCCAGACAAGAATGATGAAAGAAAGACTTTGCTCTCAGCTCGTGTGCCTTCGTCTACTTCATTTACTCCCATGACCTCAAATCTGCCCGCAGATAACTTTGGCAAATACAATGGTTCTCCACTGAAATCCATCAGTGCACCTACatctcaaaacaaaatggacaCACAAAAGTTGAGCAAACTCCCTCTTTTCCACAGTTATTCCTCCGCTCCGAGCGACCAACCTTATCCTTCTCAAACTACCTATGAcagttcaaacacaaaacatgcgCTTTCTTTCCAGTCTCAACAGGCTTCTTCTAACAACAGTGTTCACTCTTCTTCAGctcaaacatcaacatttacCAGTAAATCCAACGTCTCACCTCTTGGTTTTAAAAGAAGTTATGTCTGCCTTCCTAAACCTTACCACGCTAAACCCGTGACAAGCCTTATTCCTTCGGTAAACACTCACAATAATAGCTACACACCAGCCACTCCAACCACATCCTGTGGTACCACTCCCCGTAGCCCGTCCACCCTGAGCCCTCCTGTCGCTTCCACCATGATGTCACCAACTCCTGTGAGTGCCTCCTCTCTCCTAACACCCCCTGCAACTCCAGTAATCGCTAGTCCCACCTCAGAACCTTCTCCCCCCAAATTAAAAAGCATAGTTTATAACAGTCTAGAAAGAGAaccaaaaaaacatggaaagagagagaggcgAGTAACGTGGCAGGACTCGGTGGATGGACAGTGTTCAGAGTCGGTCAGTGTGGAGAAGCCAGATCTTCCCCAGGTCCAGGCAAACAACTCTTCAGCTCCCACAAAGCTCACCCAAAGCCCCCTCTCTGCCTTCTCGTATCCACAGTCAGGTAGTCCAGAAGGGGGTGAACACAAGGCTTTTAACAACACACAGCCgggaaaaggaggaaaatatcGCTCCTTATCATCCGACTGTGCTGAGGTAGTGACCAGGGAGCGTGGGATAAACAAGCTCACATTTGGTGACACCATGAACTCCGACCAGGGAGTACAGGGCCCGTTTACAACCAGGCAGGAACGTACGCTGTCAGTGGAGTCTGGCACAGTTCAGTGTCGTCACTCCGCTCCCCTGTCCCTCCCTCCTGACTTCCACAGTGGGTATACAAATCGCTATAGCACCCCACCTTACTCTACACTAATGTCTACCAGGCAGACAAAAGGAGAGCTGAAGACCTCACCACAGACTTTATCAGATGCTAACCCATTTGTCTCCGCTTTCAAACCCCCTTTGTCGCCTGTCAGACCATCCCAGGCTAGTTTAAAGCCTTTCCAAAGCGGAACTGCAAAACAAGAAAGCTCGGTATACAGTCTGTCAGACACTGACCGGGTCAACAATAATAACCTTCAAGGCCACGTCCAATATCAGCCAAATAGTCAGCTACAGCTTTTTGACAACAGGGTTCATATCACCTCACAGTCTCTTTTAGGTGATGAGGAACACAGCTTCTCTTCAACCTATGTAACCGAAACACttgtttacaaaattaaatctaaatcagATGTAGCTGCAGACACCCCAAAGGACACCACACCTACATCTTCACAACACAACGCAAGCACTTTGGTTTCTGTGGAGACCAAGTTTAAGCCGCAGTCAGGCTCAGCGCAGAGTAATGAAGTAGTTGAAAGGTCGCGCAGGCATTCTGAGCAGAGCTCCAGTGATGGCAGGTCAGCAAAGAGTGAACCCAGTCTTGATGAAACCAGTAACACAGGCGCGAAGGAGAGCGTTCTGGGTAAAAGTAAGTTTTATTCAGTTGAGGTTAATAATGAAGAAAGTCCTAAGAAAAGCCGGTTTGGCATAAAGAGAAGCGTCAGCACACCAAGCTCTGGTTTACCTAGATCAGAGTCGGACAGGGTCGCCAAGAGTTGCAACAAAATGGACCAGATGTTTAACAAGCTGAAGCAAAAATTCAGCTCCAAGCGAACAGAGGAGGATTTGTCCTTCCCGTGGAAGTGGAGGCGCACTTCCCAAACACCTTCTGTCAGCGGATCAAGCGACGTGAGCAGTGTCAGCGATGCCAGCGCAGACAGTACCAAAACTCTGGAGGAACGAAGACAGGAGAAGGAGATGGTACTGAAAGACAAGGCAGTGAAAACAGAGGGCACGAAAAGACAAACTGACAATAGATACACTCTCGTGCCAGCACTGCCTGTTGGAGAAAGAAAGGCAGGAAATGATTTGCCCATCTGGTCAGAACATCCCGCTCAAGGCAAAAGAGAGGATCTGAATTCTTGTGCCGCACCTCAAAGTCAAATTCATCTGACAGTCTATGGCCCAGTTGAAAAGTTTGATATGTGTGAAAAGAGTGATAGACAGCATACAGCCACAAGCCAGTTCCTCTCCTTTTCGGATCACAGTATTGATGGGAGCCTCAGCCCTAATTTTGCTTATCCAAGTCAGAGCAGGAAGTCTACACCCAGCCCCAGGAGTCCCTTCTCACCATTTTCCTCTCTTTCACCTGTCTCCCAATTTTCCACTGCGGAAGTGTTCGAGGACAATGTATTCTTCAGCCCAAAGCTTCAGCGGCGCAGGGAATCCTCCTCTCCATTTGAGCCCGTGGATGGAATCAGGTTGGGAGTCTCAAGAAGGAGCCGGGCATCTACCGGTCCCCCCACTTCAAGTCCAGGAAAGGAAAACGAACCCTTTACGTCATCGTACGCAGATTTAAAGTATGGCATTGAACCGGGGAGATCCTTCTCTGTAAGCTCTGTCCTCTCCAGTCGACCGGCTCGGCCTGGACGGATTTCGACT
Protein-coding regions in this window:
- the LOC103482309 gene encoding mucin-5AC isoform X2, with translation MLSSTMVTVLAPQWGGRVRRTKRFDGTGYSEAQADLQEGANTSPNHQQGVKNVFMDGSNIPRRVLGTRSNTVGWSSKSDPSSLDFNTKKDMISTVSLDSGAISPLATSPTSWSHLSPNLNEQRHPQMDLQGRQSSLSANPATSSFLQSFRRVNPNSTNSSQIPVLPEGKSSSRNCSLNNNEQERPKSVLSPSPISYRTTETGPALSPVGSDHRERNVSEKFSFLTSPTSRTMKDDSYTQQSQMTQTSFTSSKPTFQRQQNCENVDNTIPFSESSISPTRYFPLDHSAPSKTHSLPRRANLKSTSWWKQVSQEGSSPVSVKNTNKKDYEKTDSPSLTDNKRLGSYMLNSDNNNKVELARKSNTNRSLKMRSPESERTAIQQRGFNGDNRQPQKPQSMPDCRPASKVSTVLEQTTLKQTKVPDKNDERKTLLSARVPSSTSFTPMTSNLPADNFGKYNGSPLKSISAPTSQNKMDTQKLSKLPLFHSYSSAPSDQPYPSQTTYDSSNTKHALSFQSQQASSNNSVHSSSAQTSTFTSKSNVSPLGFKRSYVCLPKPYHAKPVTSLIPSVNTHNNSYTPATPTTSCGTTPRSPSTLSPPVASTMMSPTPVSASSLLTPPATPVIASPTSEPSPPKLKSIVYNSLEREPKKHGKRERRVTWQDSVDGQCSESVSVEKPDLPQVQANNSSAPTKLTQSPLSAFSYPQSGSPEGGEHKAFNNTQPGKGGKYRSLSSDCAEVVTRERGINKLTFGDTMNSDQGVQGPFTTRQERTLSVESGTVQCRHSAPLSLPPDFHSGYTNRYSTPPYSTLMSTRQTKGELKTSPQTLSDANPFVSAFKPPLSPVRPSQASLKPFQSGTAKQESSVYSLSDTDRVNNNNLQGHVQYQPNSQLQLFDNRVHITSQSLLGDEEHSFSSTYVTETLVYKIKSKSDVAADTPKDTTPTSSQHNASTLVSVETKFKPQSGSAQSNEVVERSRRHSEQSSSDGRSAKSEPSLDETSNTGAKESVLGKSKFYSVEVNNEESPKKSRFGIKRSVSTPSSGLPRSESDRVAKSCNKMDQMFNKLKQKFSSKRTEEDLSFPWKWRRTSQTPSVSGSSDVSSVSDASADSTKTLEERRQEKEMVLKDKAVKTEGTKRQTDNRYTLVPALPVGERKAGNDLPIWSEHPAQGKREDLNSCAAPQSQIHLTVYGPVEKFDMCEKSDRQHTATSQFLSFSDHSIDGSLSPNFAYPSQSRKSTPSPRSPFSPFSSLSPVSQFSTAEVFEDNVFFSPKLQRRRESSSPFEPVDGIRLGVSRRSRASTGPPTSSPGKENEPFTSSYADLKYGIEPGRSFSVSSVLSSRPARPGRISTGTRFLSVGDLSHPALSPASSGNELHQRSVTPAEMGPFYTQPEHDPRMSRFPCDTEKMRSRSLPRSLTQCLAKWSSGVPPSQSSTGTPSSAGLLRSPSKNICHFSWDAEGPPTPPPTPPLSPVTRRMSRPTSLPTPTFPSSPEAAHQPDGQSSRAHRPSRGFVSSLNTFDESSDSNSDTTTDDEYYIDSDGGEKETEL
- the LOC103482309 gene encoding mucin-5AC isoform X1 is translated as MSTSDAAELELRVAGVGGETTTPQCATARTAWTPTASEQQDNTSADSLGKDKAYHWGHSEVKIQNAAGSILVTSLIFRLSKPKLGLEKTLEAWSSLVDPELAETKNSALQVNGTSSSSSIGTTSACPSSETILFSTKKREKLLNVVNHDLEVTGNLNRTHILPNSNARANEHNNNDLYGRPCESQSRRCTGSLTGTEKDKKQHQTHLENHSYFGNRSDEPVSMLSSTMVTVLAPQWGGRVRRTKRFDGTGYSEAQADLQEGANTSPNHQQGVKNVFMDGSNIPRRVLGTRSNTVGWSSKSDPSSLDFNTKKDMISTVSLDSGAISPLATSPTSWSHLSPNLNEQRHPQMDLQGRQSSLSANPATSSFLQSFRRVNPNSTNSSQIPVLPEGKSSSRNCSLNNNEQERPKSVLSPSPISYRTTETGPALSPVGSDHRERNVSEKFSFLTSPTSRTMKDDSYTQQSQMTQTSFTSSKPTFQRQQNCENVDNTIPFSESSISPTRYFPLDHSAPSKTHSLPRRANLKSTSWWKQVSQEGSSPVSVKNTNKKDYEKTDSPSLTDNKRLGSYMLNSDNNNKVELARKSNTNRSLKMRSPESERTAIQQRGFNGDNRQPQKPQSMPDCRPASKVSTVLEQTTLKQTKVPDKNDERKTLLSARVPSSTSFTPMTSNLPADNFGKYNGSPLKSISAPTSQNKMDTQKLSKLPLFHSYSSAPSDQPYPSQTTYDSSNTKHALSFQSQQASSNNSVHSSSAQTSTFTSKSNVSPLGFKRSYVCLPKPYHAKPVTSLIPSVNTHNNSYTPATPTTSCGTTPRSPSTLSPPVASTMMSPTPVSASSLLTPPATPVIASPTSEPSPPKLKSIVYNSLEREPKKHGKRERRVTWQDSVDGQCSESVSVEKPDLPQVQANNSSAPTKLTQSPLSAFSYPQSGSPEGGEHKAFNNTQPGKGGKYRSLSSDCAEVVTRERGINKLTFGDTMNSDQGVQGPFTTRQERTLSVESGTVQCRHSAPLSLPPDFHSGYTNRYSTPPYSTLMSTRQTKGELKTSPQTLSDANPFVSAFKPPLSPVRPSQASLKPFQSGTAKQESSVYSLSDTDRVNNNNLQGHVQYQPNSQLQLFDNRVHITSQSLLGDEEHSFSSTYVTETLVYKIKSKSDVAADTPKDTTPTSSQHNASTLVSVETKFKPQSGSAQSNEVVERSRRHSEQSSSDGRSAKSEPSLDETSNTGAKESVLGKSKFYSVEVNNEESPKKSRFGIKRSVSTPSSGLPRSESDRVAKSCNKMDQMFNKLKQKFSSKRTEEDLSFPWKWRRTSQTPSVSGSSDVSSVSDASADSTKTLEERRQEKEMVLKDKAVKTEGTKRQTDNRYTLVPALPVGERKAGNDLPIWSEHPAQGKREDLNSCAAPQSQIHLTVYGPVEKFDMCEKSDRQHTATSQFLSFSDHSIDGSLSPNFAYPSQSRKSTPSPRSPFSPFSSLSPVSQFSTAEVFEDNVFFSPKLQRRRESSSPFEPVDGIRLGVSRRSRASTGPPTSSPGKENEPFTSSYADLKYGIEPGRSFSVSSVLSSRPARPGRISTGTRFLSVGDLSHPALSPASSGNELHQRSVTPAEMGPFYTQPEHDPRMSRFPCDTEKMRSRSLPRSLTQCLAKWSSGVPPSQSSTGTPSSAGLLRSPSKNICHFSWDAEGPPTPPPTPPLSPVTRRMSRPTSLPTPTFPSSPEAAHQPDGQSSRAHRPSRGFVSSLNTFDESSDSNSDTTTDDEYYIDSDGGEKETEL